The following are from one region of the Trichoderma breve strain T069 chromosome 5, whole genome shotgun sequence genome:
- a CDS encoding phosphorylase superfamily domain-containing protein: MEDFRLRHTHNDYTIGWVCALPNEQTAAILMLDDRHEDLPNPTGDHNTYMLGSIGKHNVVIAGLPLGRVGNNTAATVATRMVSSFPNIRVGLMVGVGGGIPHKTRLGDVVISCPNGTEPGVVQWDMGKTEAALTRFKADHITTRKNMLKYLKKLEKDPDVPESYKKSDSLQDLLFHPSYGHVEADESCLSDEDEDDCRRCDKSKLVRRSKRESGLIHCGLIASGNQVIKDANLRDSLSKQFKNEILCIEMEAAGLMNDFPCVVIRGIADYSDSHKNEKWQDYAAATAAACAKALLMVVATSEVDKLQRVQLTISPTLIQSAMHYWPFWKNEKKDTADPRVVTAFEDSNLETDPRRPPLEMAQLDDTSRNAKSGETTPEEEKPPKMVAIEAPKRASSYDTSPTHQTLESWLQGAPPFLAAKFRQGSIDDAMRDIRMGLGQSPVPREDENRTEMLSPERTYSMPSQASMPFPEESKGITSERNDKPGNIRRHSNPVPSAKTPSDCSPELRVRGHEQSQTNNDDNARSKPQSPSRSIKYRFGTPSPVRREQERLVSEQNHGQFNNAPASSGLYISTKRPNSGYDANGRAIEYPLSPPQSPQSTNLSSYMRRDSGSLNDDEEIPSGYDSFSENNDILRENLPFVEEPDQINSNEGQGGAPLSQSLQRSSIAAEKTPAHGSRTGSNDIAPRYRSTYSRHPGASVASPGELRRSATPIPSPPPPYLDRKNSTSRQPIRNSHRGPGYSRPPGPNTPNPSDRQRSATPTPSQSRRPPLMTMDNNSVPALGTKTSQTRSQIKSKTPNKVQSNATPSRLPRLRPAA; this comes from the exons ATGGAGGACTTCCGTCTACGACACACTCACAATGATTACACTATCGGATGGGTTTGTGCGTTACCAAACGAACAGACCGCTGCGATTCTCATGCTTGATGACAGGCATGAGGACCTCCCCAACCCAACAGGTGACCACAATACATATATGCTCGGAAGCATTGGTAAACACAATGTTGTTATTGCTGGTCTGCCCTTAGGTAGGGTTGGCAATAACACTGCGGCAACAGTTGCAACTAGAATGGTGTCCAGCTTTCCAAATATCCGAGTCGGGTTAATGGTAGGGGTAGGCGGAGGTATCCCTCACAAAACTCggcttggagatgtggtTATTAGCTGCCCTAATGGTACGGAGCCTGGCGTTGTCCAGTGGGACATGGGCAAGACAGAGGCCG CATTGACAAGATTTAAAGCTGATCACATCACAACACGAAAAAACATGCTCAAGTATTTaaagaagctggaaaaaGATCCCGATGTACCTGAAAGCTACAAAAAATCGGACTCTCTCCAAGACCTCCTGTTTCATCCAAGCTACGGCCATGTAGAAGCAGATGAGTCTTGTCTgagtgatgaagatgaggacgattGTCGCCGGTGCGATAAGAGCAAGTTGGTtcggagaagcaaaagagagagcggCTTGATACACTGCGGCTTGATTGCATCAGGCAACCAAGTTATCAAAGACGCTAATCTCCGAGACTCGCTGTCCAAGCAATTTAAGAACGAAATCCTTTGTATCGAGATGGAAGCAGCAGGACTGATGAATGACTTCCCTTGCGTTGTTATTCGAGGGATTGCTGATTATTCAGACTCGCATAAGAACGAGAAATGGCAAGACTACGCCGCTGCAACGGCTGCAGCATGTGCAAAGGCATTACTCATGGTGGTGGCTACGAGCGAGGTGGATAAGCTTCAGCGAGTACAAC TCACAATCTCGCCTACACTTATACAAAGTGCGATGCACTATTGGCCGTTTTGgaaaaatgagaagaaggatacCGCCGATCCAAGAG TAGTGACAGCTTTTGAAGATTCCAATCTTGAAACTGATCCTCGGCGCCCGCCGCTTGAAATGGCCCAACTAGATGACACAAGCCGTAATGCGAAGTCGGGGGAAACAACTcccgaagaagagaaacccCCAAAAATGGTTGCCATTGAAGCGCCAAAACGAGCAAGCTCTTATGATACTTCTCCGACGCATCAAACGCTTGAATCGTGGTTACAAGGAGCCCCGCCGTTTCTAGCAGCGAAGTTTCGACAGGGGAGTATCGATGATGCAATGAGAGACATCCGCATGGGCCTCGGCCAATCGCCGGTTCcccgagaagatgaaaatcgAACTGAGATGTTATCACCTGAGCGAACATATAGTATGCCCTCCCAAGCCTCCATGCCGTTTCCAGAAGAGTCCAAGGGCATTACGTCCGAAAGGAATGACAAACCCGGTAACATAAGACGCCATTCAAACCCTGTTCCATCTGCCAAAACTCCCTCGGATTGCTCGCCAGAGCTTAGAGTCCGTGGGCATGAGCAGAGCCAAACGAACAATGATGACAATGCTCGATCAAAGCCCCAAAGCCCATCGAGATCGATTAAATATCGTTTTGGAACTCCATCGCCTGTCCGGAGAGAGCAAGAAAGACTTGTTTCCGAGCAGAATCACGGGCAATTTAACAATGCGCCAGCCTCTTCAGGCTTGTACATATCAACGAAACGCCCAAACAGCGGATACGACGCCAATGGAAGGGCTATAGAGTACCCGTTGTCGCCTCCTCAATCACCGCAGTCTACAAACCTAAGTAGCTACATGAGAAGAGACAGCGGGTCGCTaaatgatgacgaggaaatCCCATCAGGATATGATTCATTTAGTGAAAACAATGACATCCTTCGGGAAAATCTCCCTTTCGTCGAAGAGCCAGACCAGATCAACTCTAACGAAGGACAAGGCGGCGCTCCTCTCAGCCAAAGCCTTCAGCGTTCTTCTATTGCTGCTGAGAAAACACCAGCACATGGTTCACGTACCGGGAGTAACGATATAGCCCCAAGATACAGGAGCACATACTCTCGCCATCCAGGGGCAAGCGTAGCCAGCCCCGGCGAATTACGGCGCAGTGCCACTCCTATTCCAAGTCCACCGCCTCCTTATTTGGACAGGAAGAACTCAACATCACGTCAACCCATTAGAAATAGCCATCGTGGCCCAGGATACAGCCGACCTCCAGGACCAAATACGCCCAACCCCAGTGACAGACAACGCAGCGCCACTCCTACTCCCTCTCAAAGCAGACGGCCTCCTCTCATGACTATGGACAACAACAGCGTACCAGCATTGGGGACTAAGACTTCCCAGACTCGCTCCCAGATCAAATCGAAGACGCCAAATAAAGTTCAGTCAAATGCCACTCCTTCCAGATTACCACGACTGCGTCCAGCGGCATGA